One genomic window of Gossypium hirsutum isolate 1008001.06 chromosome D11, Gossypium_hirsutum_v2.1, whole genome shotgun sequence includes the following:
- the LOC121223032 gene encoding phosphatidylinositol 3,4,5-trisphosphate 3-phosphatase and protein-tyrosine-phosphatase PTEN2A, whose product MIENRMILEASDIDGFNKIGLPYLGFKIELIMIDYEGTVETTKANFANKGTEGDSGFAKGGVSANLNQIKPSESSNNDNLFSWRQSLTQAGAGIGPMVSSHLSYPKPKQIGTSKDGTYQQSVKNQEPSFSNASKDIGNNGVDKASSGLQIPITESMGASDIKAMSVDASSSVLEMKKILKVNDPSFFINYDKI is encoded by the exons ATGATAGAGAACAGAATGATACTAGAAGCCTCTGATATTGATGGTTTTAATAAG ATAGGTTTGCCTTATCTTGGATTCAAGATTGAATTGATAATGATAGACTATGAGGGCACGGTAGAGACAACTAAAGCTAATTTTGCCAATAAAGGAACAGAGGGTGATTCAGGTTTTGCCAAGGGAGGAGTCTCAGCCAATTTGAACCAAATCAAACCTTCTGAAAGTAGCAACAATGATAACTTATTCTCATGGAGACAAAGCCTGACTCAAGCTGGTGCCGGAATCGGACCTATGGTCTCCAGCCATCTATCTTACCCCAAACCTAAGCAAATAGGGACATCAAAAGATGGTACTTATCAGCAATCCGTCAAAAACCAAGAACCTTCATTCAGTAATGCTTCCAAAGATATAGGCAACAATGGAGTTGACAAAGCTTCCTCAGGACTTCAAATCCCCATCACAGAGTCGATGGGTGCCAGTGATATCAAGGCTATGTCTGTTGATGCCTCGTCTTCAGTTTTGGAGATGAAGAAGATTTTGAAAGTGAATGATCCTAGTTTCTTCATCAACTATGATAAGATCTAG